Below is a window of Malania oleifera isolate guangnan ecotype guangnan chromosome 1, ASM2987363v1, whole genome shotgun sequence DNA.
aattcattttctatttattttctctcTGTGTTAACAATTTGTTTGGTTCAATGattttatttaagaaaagaaaagaatttatttttcattttattttctctctatatcaaattGCATCAAAAATGtaaatttattctaatatgataGTCACTcaaaaaattaaatgttagtgatatgtaaaattaaaattttgtcaTGAATttagtataaattttattttattttttacttttctcaATAACCAAACgcgaaaaattaatttttttcaaatttatttaccCTTCTTAAGTGTTTCCTAAGTTCCAAATTAGGCTTAAATGTCAATTTagaacaaaaattttgaaaaataaaagaagaaggaaattcatttccTATTGATTTTCTCTATAtcaaataattctaaaaataaaaaattattttaataaaataaaatttaagaaaaattaaatgtgaatattgtgtaaaattaaacttttataaattattttatttgaaaattttttattacttgctctattttttatttttttcactataaaaaattgattttaaaaaactagaatgaaaaatgaaaactagTTTTCAAACTTGTAGGAgatctaaaatttttcaaatttattttcatttctgtaattttttttatgtttcaAATTAGGCCaatggagaaaaaggaaattcatttttttatcggtttaataaatttaaaattgagaaaaattaaatattaataatgtataaaattaaacttttattcctttttttttataaaaaatgaattCATTTGTATTTTTTCTTTCCTCCGACAAACGTTTTCCAAGTTTCCGTTCTCTTTAACGGCAATGACTCTGCGTTGAAGGCAATCCATTGTTAACATTTCTGCATCGGATCGACTTCAGCGGCTAACGGTTTGGAAGGAGACAAAGGGATGATGGTCCTTGCAAGAGAGATGGACATCCCAAACCTCTCCAAGAAGCTCAGGTACCTCTCAGGctccttctctttctttccaCCACTTCCTCTTTTTCTACACCACCCACCCAAAGCCCTActctttctcagcaaaccctttTACTCTCTCAATCCTCCATGCTCAATCTTCCATCCACACCGAAGTCATACATCCCCAGCTTCGCATCATCTACATTCTTGGGAGTTGCTGTGTTCAAATAGATTCAAGTATGGATACCCAGTTCCGACTATTAGGCTGCTGCGCTATCGGACTCTCTACCGGCTGTTTTCAGGGTCTTCTTCGAATGATTCTTCTTCTTTGATGTCCCTTAAATTTTCTGCTGAAAATAGTTTATTTCAGAAGATGGATACTGTTAGTTCTGGAGAATCTCAGGCCACGATCAGAGGGATTGAAAGCCATGCGACTAAGAAACATGTTTCGGATGTTATCGAGGTCATTAGAAGGGATGAAAGTGACTTGGGGCTAAAGTTGGATTCGATGAATGCACGCATTTCAATTGCTTCATTTTGTGAGATTTTTCGGGTTTTGAATTGCGAAAAAGTGTCTGCATTGCGTTTCTTTGACTGGATTAAATATTCACAACCATATCTTTCTCGTAATCCCCATATTTGCAGTTTGGTTATTGATAACTGCGGCCGATTAAGTGATTACAAATCAATGGGTTGCCTTTTCAATGAATTTAAGTCGAATCAAGTTTGTCTCACGGAAAAGGCATTTTTGTTCTTACCTGTCGTCAATTCAAGTAAGGCTTCAATTATGGAAGCTATCAAAAGATTGATAGAGCTGTTAAATGAAGTTGGCGGGTCGTGCCTCGATTCGGGCATTCGTGCATTGATTAAAATGCTTTGCACTCTCGAGTTATTTGATATTGCTAAATTTGTGGTGGAGATGAAAGAGAGGAAGGTAACTTACTACAATATTTTGATTAAGGAAATGTGCGGGAGAAGTAAATTTGAAGAAGCACGacatataattgatgaaatgaaGCATTTGAGTTGTGGTCCGAGTGTTAGGACATATAATTATCTGCTCAGTAATTTATGTAAGAGAAATATGAATTCTGAAGCTTCCAGTGTGCttgaagaaatgaaagaaaagggTTGTTTTCCTGATGCACAAACCTTTGAAatctttatttattattcatgTAGGCTTGGAAAGATAAATTTTGCTGTTAATTGTTTTGATCAGATGGTTTCTAGTGGTATTAAACCTCGTCTTCTAACACATGCTGCCTTTATAAAAGGTTATTTCTATTCAAGACAATATGAAGAGGCATATAATTATCTGGTTGCTTCAAGTGGTAAACATAGATGTTCAAGCAATACAATTTACAGCTTGCTTGCATGCCTTCATCGGAAACAGGGAAATCTTGTTGTAGCCCAAAATATTCTCGTTGAAATGATTGATAAGGGTCTCAAACCAAACTTCCCTGTTTATATAAAAGTTTTGAAGCATCTCCGCAAGTCAGGCAGGCACAATCTGGCCAGAGATTTAAAGAGTAGGTTCTCCATGTTGAAGGTCACTTCAAGTACAGATACTGTATAATTTTGAACCCTTTTGTACTGTTGGTGAACTTGGCAtttatgtatttttcatcattttgatTATCATCATTCTTTGTCTAGCTTGTAAAAGTAGAACACTGGAGCATTTTGAGCTGACATagtgaggatttttttttttttttggtcatattttaaataataaaatgataaagaCATGAGGCTTGATAGCCGTTCTTTccctaaaaggagaaaaaaaaaaatctgtttgTTCTTAGAAAAATTGATCTTGGCCCGTTCGTTCCAAAGACTCTTATCtcatttcttcatgaaattctaACTTTTCTCCTCTAATGGGTTAAAAGCAGTGCTTGGTTTGAACTTCCAAATCCATGGTGGCCTTTGGAAGTGAGAGAATCCCTCTTTTCAATTAGGATGtaacttttctttcttttctatttaATGGGTTTATTTTTTGTGTTGCTTTTTTACTGTAGCCTGAAAAATCTTCTTGATTGATTCGTGTTCTTTTTATCATTGACTAACATATCATGCTTTTTCGGCTGGCACTGCTTGGGCAGGTGTCTGGTAAACTGCATGAAGTTTGAGCTATTGAGTGCTTTTGGGACTCTATTTCCTTGATGTTAAAGAGCATCATTAGGTTGCTTCCTAGTTTCTAGGAAGTCTTTGCTCTGCTAACATTTTCTGCTACAATTTCATAAGGAGTTAAGACTGCAATCTGATTTTGATCCTAAGACTAATCCTAAATTCCACACATATTTCTTGATTTAAGATTCATTTAATTTGTTGATcaactttatttctctctttgGCTGTTAAGAAAATGTAGTAAAGGAAAATAAGTCACTCATCTGCAAACTGTTCGTCATTGAGGACCTGTGAAAATAGATACTTTACCCAATTGAGAAGAAATCAACCATTTGTTTGATTGAGTTGAAACTATTTTAACATCAATGACAGCTCAAAGTTTTGTTTCTGTTCCCCTATTTGCTCAGCAGTTAAGACGAGAGTCCATTCAGATTGCATGGAAAAAGGGCAGCTTTGATCAGAGTGTTTCATCCAGGTGCTATTTCAGTAACTACTAGAGTAGGAGGCAGATTATACAATTGAATTTATCAAGCATAAAATAAAGCCAGTGATGACTTGGTCCTAGAGGAGACCTTGAGTATGGAGTTGTAATGCTGGTGATTCCTGTTCCTGTGATTTGGTTCTCCACTTTTCAGTTTGCATTGACTACTAGCTGTTTAATATAGGAGAGTCAATCttgctttttgaaaaattaaactcaGGCAGAAATTGTAGGATTTGTTCaagtattttgatatatttttagcAGTTAGTTCGCAAATGGAATCATTCTACTGTAATATACTCTTATCTCTTCCCTCAAAGATAAAATCTGATGCAATGGAGTTAATAATTGCCACCATTGTGCCACTGGTAGCAACTTCTTCAAGTACACTGATTGTAAGATATTTGTCAGATTGGTATCTctctctacacacacacacacacaaacacgaACACTCTTCTCTGTTTTTTTCAGCTGACCCTATTATGTTGTAACCCAACTTGGAATTGAAATATTGTGAATACCCATTACTGAAAAACTGCCAAGGCCTCCTTTTGATTGATGATGATTGAAATTGAGGACTTGTGCTCTCAAAATATGCTTCTGTGCTTCTTCAGTCTACTGAGAAGAATGATCTTGTCTAAATCTTCTCAGTGTTGTTTACATATATTGGGGATTTTCATAACATCTATGTACAAATAATGCCTTTAATATGTTATTCTGCAAagaatcttttttattttttatttttttaaaaaaa
It encodes the following:
- the LOC131157563 gene encoding pentatricopeptide repeat-containing protein At3g04760, chloroplastic-like isoform X1; the protein is MMVLAREMDIPNLSKKLRYLSGSFSFFPPLPLFLHHPPKALLFLSKPFYSLNPPCSIFHPHRSHTSPASHHLHSWELLCSNRFKYGYPVPTIRLLRYRTLYRLFSGSSSNDSSSLMSLKFSAENSLFQKMDTVSSGESQATIRGIESHATKKHVSDVIEVIRRDESDLGLKLDSMNARISIASFCEIFRVLNCEKVSALRFFDWIKYSQPYLSRNPHICSLVIDNCGRLSDYKSMGCLFNEFKSNQVCLTEKAFLFLPVVNSSKASIMEAIKRLIELLNEVGGSCLDSGIRALIKMLCTLELFDIAKFVVEMKERKVTYYNILIKEMCGRSKFEEARHIIDEMKHLSCGPSVRTYNYLLSNLCKRNMNSEASSVLEEMKEKGCFPDAQTFEIFIYYSCRLGKINFAVNCFDQMVSSGIKPRLLTHAAFIKGYFYSRQYEEAYNYLVASSGKHRCSSNTIYSLLACLHRKQGNLVVAQNILVEMIDKGLKPNFPVYIKVLKHLRKSGRHNLARDLKTVKTRVHSDCMEKGQL
- the LOC131157563 gene encoding pentatricopeptide repeat-containing protein At3g04760, chloroplastic-like isoform X2; the encoded protein is MMVLAREMDIPNLSKKLRYLSGSFSFFPPLPLFLHHPPKALLFLSKPFYSLNPPCSIFHPHRSHTSPASHHLHSWELLCSNRFKYGYPVPTIRLLRYRTLYRLFSGSSSNDSSSLMSLKFSAENSLFQKMDTVSSGESQATIRGIESHATKKHVSDVIEVIRRDESDLGLKLDSMNARISIASFCEIFRVLNCEKVSALRFFDWIKYSQPYLSRNPHICSLVIDNCGRLSDYKSMGCLFNEFKSNQVCLTEKAFLFLPVVNSSKASIMEAIKRLIELLNEVGGSCLDSGIRALIKMLCTLELFDIAKFVVEMKERKVTYYNILIKEMCGRSKFEEARHIIDEMKHLSCGPSVRTYNYLLSNLCKRNMNSEASSVLEEMKEKGCFPDAQTFEIFIYYSCRLGKINFAVNCFDQMVSSGIKPRLLTHAAFIKGYFYSRQYEEAYNYLVASSGKHRCSSNTIYSLLACLHRKQGNLVVAQNILVEMIDKGLKPNFPVYIKVLKHLRKSGRHNLARDLKIKTRVHSDCMEKGQL